Genomic window (Mycolicibacterium smegmatis):
AGGATGTGGCGGTTCCCAGCAGCTTGGACGGGGAGTACGACGGAGGCCTGCAGAAGCTGCGGACCGGTTCCTACATCCGGACCTCTGGCTCCACAGAGTTCGACGCGGCGGGGGACCTGACACTTCAGATGTGGATCTGTCCGACGCTCCCCAGCAAGGCTGTCCAAACGATCATCGCAAAGGGCAACGCCGACGACGACGGGTTCGCGCTGCGACTCGAAGATGGTCGACTGACACTTCGCATGGGGACGACAGCTATCTCGGTCGATCAAACCGTCCGTGCTCACCAATGGTACTTCGTGTCAGCGGTTTACGAGTCCGCGTCAGGAACCGCACGTCTTGCGCTTGAGCCGAGCTCGGGCGTTACGGTAGGGCTTGCCGGGCACGTAACCGCGGCCATGCCTGCCGGCCACGCATGGGGCACAGGAGCCTTGCTGATCGCAGGTGAGGCCACAGCCGATGGAGAAGTCGGCAACTTCTACAACGGCAAGATCGACGCCCCGAAAGTGTTCACGCGCGCGCTCAACGACGACGAGCTGGCAGCACTTCGCGATGACGACGCATCTGCGCCCACCGATGCGGCTGCGGCGTGGGATTTCTCTCAGGACATCAGCACGTGGTCGGTGGTCGATACCTCGGGCAACGGACACCACGGGGAGGTTGTCAACAAGCCGACGCGTGGGGTAACCGGCCGTAACTGGTCTGGCCGAGAGCTCGCCTGGAAGCACGCGCCCGGGGAGTACGGCGCCATCCACTTCCACGACGACGACCTTTCCGACGCCGGCTGGAGGCCGTCATTCGAGTGGACCGTTCCGTCCGATCTGCGTAGCGGCGTGTACGCCGTGCACCTCACGGCGGGCGACCACGAAGACTATGTTCCGTTTTTCGTCGTTCCGCCTCTCGGGCGCCCGACCGCGAAAATCGCGATTCTGCTTCCCGTCTTCAGCTATCTCGCGTACGGAAACGAGCAGATGCTCGGCCCGACGGGGGCGTATTCCGGTGCGCTGCCGAACTATCCGTGGCAGGAGCAGGACAAGTACGTGGTCGAGACGGGCATGCGGAGCCTGTATGACCGACACACCGACGGTAGCGGAGTGTGCTACTCCTCCTGGCTTCGGCCGGTCGTGAACATGCGGCCCAAGTACGACATGCCATTCCTTGATCTGGGCAAAGGCTCGCCGCACCAGTTCAACGCCGACCTGCACCTCATCGACTGGCTGGAGGAGCGGGGTATCGAATACGACATCATCACAGACCTCGAGCTTCACCACGAGGGAGTGGAGCGTCTCAGAGATTATCGCGTGGTTTCGACGGCAAGCCATAATGAGTACTGGTCAGAAGCGATGCTCGATGCGGCTGAGGCCTACGTCAATGGAGGCGGCCGGTTCATCTATCTCTCTGGTAATGGGCTGTATTGGGTCACTGCGCTTGACGGGACCGGGACCGGAGTGGAGATCCGTCGCTGCGGACCCGCGCAGCGTACTTGGAACGCCGCGCCAGGCGAATCGTCGCTCAGCAGTACCGGTGAGCCCGGGGGACTTTGGCGTTTTCGCGGTCGCCCTCCCCAGCGATTCCTTGGCGTCGGCTCGATTGCCGAAGGAGGCAGCGTCGGACGGCCGTACGATCGGCAACCGGCGAGCTTCGACCCGAAAGTGGCGTTCATCTTCGACGGCATCGGCGACGACGAGCAGATCGGTGCCTTCGACTGCCTGGTAAACAGCTGGGGTGCTGCAGGATTCGAGATCTGCCAGACCAACGCCGCGCTCGGCACACCCGAGCACACGATGGTCCTTGCCAGCGCCAGGGATTTCGACACCGACGACTGGGCGGTCTTCAGCGAGGAGCTCCAGCTGTCCGCAATCTGGGACGGCGAGATCCGAGCGGACATGGTCTTTCTTGAATACCCCAACGGCGGAGCAGTTTTCGGTGTCGGATCGATAGCGTGGTGCGCCTGTCTGTCGTACAACTCCTACGACAACAACGTCTCGCGGCTCACCGAGAATGTCTTCCGGGGATTTGTGGCCGAACAATTGCCGACCTCGGGCAGCTGAACTCGCCCTGCTGCCTCGCGCCGGCGACAGCCGACGCACCGGCTGTTGAAACTGGGCGAAAGAGCTCGCGCACAAGGACCCTCCGGGTTTGGACGCTTGGTGTCAGATGGGAGGACGGTGCAGTGAAGCGGTGGGCCCTGTTGGGGACTGCCATAGCCTTTGAGCTCACCGGGACGCTGGCCCTGCGTGCGTCTCACGACAACAAGGGATGGCTGGTACTGGCAGTCATCGGCTACGTCTGCGCGTTTGTGGGGCTGACGCTGGTTCTTCGGACCGGCCTCGCTGTCGGGGTGGCGTACGGAATCTGGGGGGCGGTCGGCACCGCCGGCACCGCCGCCTTGGCGGCCGTCTTCTTCGACGAGCCGCTGACTTGGCCCATCGTGGGTGGGATCGCGCTGATCATCGCCGGGGTGATGTTCGTCGAACTGGGCTCGCACTCACCGAAGGAGCAGTCCACATGATGTGGTTTGTGTTGGGGGCAGCGATCGTCATCGAGGTGGGGGCCACCTTGGCCCTGCGTGCTTCGGAGGGATTCCGCAGAAAGCGGTGGATTGCGCCAGTCTTGTCCGGTTACGCCGTGTCGCTTTCTCTGCTGTGGGTGTCCCTGAGCCTGGGCATGCCGGTGGGTGTGGCGTATGGCGTCTGGACCGCATGCGGCGTAGCGCTGGTCGCGATAGTGGCGCGCTTCCTGTTCAACGACCCGTTGACCATGAAGATGGCAATCGGGATCACCTTCATCGTCTCTGGTGTGCTCGCGATCGAGCTCGCCGGTGTACCCGGTCTTGGGGCTAGCTAGCTAGCTAGGGACACGATCTGTATGGCGACCCGTCAGCGCTGAGCTGTCGCTCCACGGGTGTGTGTGGTGGTTCAACGAACTGCCGTGGCCCGCGGTCGCGCGGTGAGTCACGCAGTGGCGTGCGGTATCCCGTTGAGGCAATACCGCACGCCACTGCCACCCAGTCCGTTCAGCGTTGTGGTTGCAGCGCGTCGGAGTTCGGCTCTGCGACAGGGGCGGTTTCCTTGATGAAGAACGGCGTGACGGCGCACAGCAGGATGGTGGCGACGGTCAGCACCACGAAACCCTGGACAAAGCTGCCGGTGGCATCCTTGACGGCCCCCAACAGGTACGGATAGGCGAATCCGCTCACGATCCAGGGGACCCCGACAATGATGCCGTTGACCACACCCGCAGACTTCGGGTGCACTGACTCGACGGCTTCGGCCAACGACAATGATTCACTCGCGTAAACGCCGATACCGATCAGCGGAACGAGCAGGATGACCATGACGTAGTTTCCGGTGGCTAGGAAGAGCGTCATCGCCGCAAGCGAACCTGCCGTCACGAACCCACCCACCGTGATGATCTTCTTCGGACTGCCCAGCCGTTCGGCAAGGATGGGCACCGACAGTGCCGCGGCCGAGCCGGCGATGGAGAACAGTGCGGTCAGGAACCCGGCCAGCGATTCCGACACGCCTGCTTCCTCGACGAGGATTGACGGCATCCAGCTCGAGATCGCGGCGAACAGGCCCACGCCACCAATCCAGAAGAGCAGTGCTGACAGCACATTTCGGTTCGCCAGCGAGCGATACGGCCGCTCAGCAGAGACACCCGACACCGGTTCTGCGGGCAGCGAATGTAGCGCTTGGCCTACGGCGACGGGCGCGTTCTTCGACACGAAGAGCACCACGACGAGGACGGCACCCATGCAGACAGCCTGAACGGTCAGGCCCATGCGCCAGCCGAAGGCGGCAAGCACGGCCGAGAAGACGAACAGACTCAGTAGGGCTCCCATTCCGTCTCCGGACAGCATGACGCCAAGTGCACGCCCGGTCTTCCTGACGTCCCGGAACCAGTTCGCCGCCATGGTGTAGGTGGCGACCCACAAGAACCCCACCGAGACGCCGGCGAGAACCCTCGCAACGATGATGAGGCTGAATCCGTCGGCCATGGCGAAGAGTGCCTGCCCCAGCACCCCGGCTGCCAGACCCGCCATGATGACGTTCTTGCTTCCCCATCGGGATGCCACCACACCCCCGATCAGGATCATCACACCTGCGACCAGGCCGGTGATCGAGGAGATGCCGCCGGCCTGCGAGTAGCTCAGACCCAGCTCCTCGCTGATGGTTCCGAGGCTGGGGCTCCACCCGACATAGGGCAGAAACGCACCCACCAATGCCATGTACGCGACAAATAGATTTGTCCACCTACTGTTTGACATAACGCTCCTCCGCGACTCGGACCTGACAAAGTTTGTTGTCGTGCAAAGTGCGGCCCTGGCTGAAAAGTCAACCCACACGAGCCGTCCGTGCTCTTAAAGGTTGCTACGTGAGGGCGCTCACACCACATCGCCGAAGTGTCAAGGAGGATCCCGACGCCATCGACACATCGTCAAGTACTGCACTTTCGGGCAGACGCAGTGAAGACAACGCCGTTACGATCGACGACCGCACGCAAACTCCACCTCAGAAAGCAGGATCATCTGTGAAGAAGTTCGACTCCAATTGGACGCCTTTCACGCCCGTGGCACGTGAGCGTGTGACGGAGGGAGAACCGGAAACACGTCTTGCGGAAGCAGTATCGGGCGAGGGCTTTAAGTCCGGCCTGTGGGAGGTGACGCCGGGCCGGTTCACCACAGCGCCGCGGGGATTCGACGAAGTAATCCACATCATCAGTGGTAGCGGAGTGTTGCGGTCTGCCGATGGTAGTTCGGTGGAACTGGCGCCGGGTGTCTCGTTTCTGATGGAAGACGGATTCGTGGGTGAATGGGAAATCCGTGAGCAGCTGCAGAAGTTCTACGCCAAGGTTCAGACCGCTACCGCCGACTGATCGTGTTGTGCTCGGCCGCCGGCCGGGGGGCGGCGTCGCCGCGGCGGCTCCCCCGGCCGGGCGGCCCACGATCCGTTCTGGTCGGCAGATATTCGAATCGGCACCATGGACAGTCTGACGCACGTCTCGCCCGTATCG
Coding sequences:
- a CDS encoding MFS transporter, with the protein product MWVDFSARAALCTTTNFVRSESRRSVMSNSRWTNLFVAYMALVGAFLPYVGWSPSLGTISEELGLSYSQAGGISSITGLVAGVMILIGGVVASRWGSKNVIMAGLAAGVLGQALFAMADGFSLIIVARVLAGVSVGFLWVATYTMAANWFRDVRKTGRALGVMLSGDGMGALLSLFVFSAVLAAFGWRMGLTVQAVCMGAVLVVVLFVSKNAPVAVGQALHSLPAEPVSGVSAERPYRSLANRNVLSALLFWIGGVGLFAAISSWMPSILVEEAGVSESLAGFLTALFSIAGSAAALSVPILAERLGSPKKIITVGGFVTAGSLAAMTLFLATGNYVMVILLVPLIGIGVYASESLSLAEAVESVHPKSAGVVNGIIVGVPWIVSGFAYPYLLGAVKDATGSFVQGFVVLTVATILLCAVTPFFIKETAPVAEPNSDALQPQR
- a CDS encoding cupin domain-containing protein, with the translated sequence MKKFDSNWTPFTPVARERVTEGEPETRLAEAVSGEGFKSGLWEVTPGRFTTAPRGFDEVIHIISGSGVLRSADGSSVELAPGVSFLMEDGFVGEWEIREQLQKFYAKVQTATAD
- a CDS encoding N,N-dimethylformamidase beta subunit family domain-containing protein is translated as MKVVGYADKLSVEPGASITFMVSSEPGRFSARLVRLIHGDTNPAGPGYKDVAVPSSLDGEYDGGLQKLRTGSYIRTSGSTEFDAAGDLTLQMWICPTLPSKAVQTIIAKGNADDDGFALRLEDGRLTLRMGTTAISVDQTVRAHQWYFVSAVYESASGTARLALEPSSGVTVGLAGHVTAAMPAGHAWGTGALLIAGEATADGEVGNFYNGKIDAPKVFTRALNDDELAALRDDDASAPTDAAAAWDFSQDISTWSVVDTSGNGHHGEVVNKPTRGVTGRNWSGRELAWKHAPGEYGAIHFHDDDLSDAGWRPSFEWTVPSDLRSGVYAVHLTAGDHEDYVPFFVVPPLGRPTAKIAILLPVFSYLAYGNEQMLGPTGAYSGALPNYPWQEQDKYVVETGMRSLYDRHTDGSGVCYSSWLRPVVNMRPKYDMPFLDLGKGSPHQFNADLHLIDWLEERGIEYDIITDLELHHEGVERLRDYRVVSTASHNEYWSEAMLDAAEAYVNGGGRFIYLSGNGLYWVTALDGTGTGVEIRRCGPAQRTWNAAPGESSLSSTGEPGGLWRFRGRPPQRFLGVGSIAEGGSVGRPYDRQPASFDPKVAFIFDGIGDDEQIGAFDCLVNSWGAAGFEICQTNAALGTPEHTMVLASARDFDTDDWAVFSEELQLSAIWDGEIRADMVFLEYPNGGAVFGVGSIAWCACLSYNSYDNNVSRLTENVFRGFVAEQLPTSGS
- a CDS encoding DMT family transporter, giving the protein MWFVLGAAIVIEVGATLALRASEGFRRKRWIAPVLSGYAVSLSLLWVSLSLGMPVGVAYGVWTACGVALVAIVARFLFNDPLTMKMAIGITFIVSGVLAIELAGVPGLGAS
- a CDS encoding DMT family transporter; translated protein: MKRWALLGTAIAFELTGTLALRASHDNKGWLVLAVIGYVCAFVGLTLVLRTGLAVGVAYGIWGAVGTAGTAALAAVFFDEPLTWPIVGGIALIIAGVMFVELGSHSPKEQST